In Uranotaenia lowii strain MFRU-FL chromosome 2, ASM2978415v1, whole genome shotgun sequence, one genomic interval encodes:
- the LOC129743440 gene encoding uncharacterized protein LOC129743440, whose translation MTISKIVVLVILALRCNFKMTFASPVKTEEEPNWEIPLEDLNIMQLVCVAESGSDAGMRKFFSTLLDLGLCIESKFTVKDIDTLDQITENLELLSTERVKPLCPVINSSLACLDGIAEAFSMCAREDKASKARQIANKIINNLFNLVCGNSTIVEEMVQPNFMQCAPQILKNISNCAIMNLDPNKFSMDYGCSDYELVRGCLQNKTIDCGAPGIMKVMNAVTDPFMEQIGCMKDTVTSTGLAGDENNASKDKAEV comes from the exons atgacaatttcaAAGATTGTTGTGCTAGTTATTCTAGCATTGAGGT gtaattttaaaatgacattCGCGAGCCCCGTTAAAACCGAGGAAGAACCAAACTGGGAGATACCTCTAGAAGATCTGAATATAATGCAATTGGTTTGCGTCGCGGAATCGGGCTCCGATGCAGGCATGCGAAAATTTTTCTCCACGCTCCTAGACCTTGGCTTGTGCATCGAGAGTAAATTCACCGTCAAGGATATAGACACATTGGACCAGATCACAGAGAATCTTGAATTACTTTCTACCGAACGGGTGAAACC ACTGTGTCCAGTGATAAACTCAAGTCTCGCTTGCTTGGATGGCATTGCTGAGGCATTCTCAATGTGTGCTAGGGAAGACAAAGCTTCAAAAGCAAGACAGATAGCGAACAAAATCATCAACAATTTGTTCAATCTAGTGTGCGGTAATTCGACTATCGTTGAAG aaatggtTCAGCCAAATTTCATGCAATGTGCTcctcaaattctcaaaaacaTCAGCAACTGTGCTATTATGAATTTGGatccaaataaattttcaatggaCTACGGGTGCTCTGATTATGAATTGGTGCGGGGTTgtttgcaaaacaaaacaattgacTGTGGAGCTCCAGGTATTATGAAGGTTATGAATGCTGTCACGGATCCTTTCATGGAGCAAATAGGCTGTATGAAAGATACTGTAACTAGCACTGGTTTAGCAGGCGATGAAAATAATGCTAGCAAAGATAAAGCTGAAGTATGA